Proteins from a single region of Streptomyces sp. Tu 3180:
- a CDS encoding aminotransferase class V-fold PLP-dependent enzyme codes for MTHPLLDLPPLSAAHFASIEDRVARLLRTEQDVVITQGEALLPLEGAIRAAAGPGTTALNVITGPYGQTFGDWLRDCGATVIDLAVPFHTAVTAGQIRDAFAEHPEIDFVSLVHAEAATGNTNPVAEIGEAVRAHGALFYLDAVASIGAEPVLPDAWGVDLCVIGAQKAMGGPAGVSAVSVSGRAWARMAANPRAPRRSYLSLLDWKERWIDGGRKALLHAPAQLEMLALEACVERIEAVGLDAVMARHASAAAATRAGASALGGGLEPYVREAAEAAPVATTLRVPPGTVAADLVARALAADPALPLAAGGGALAGEMIRVNHYGPDATPGAVRASLAALGAALAEQGLTVDVEGALRAAEDSWK; via the coding sequence GTGACCCACCCCCTCCTCGACCTGCCCCCGCTGAGCGCCGCGCACTTCGCCTCGATCGAGGACCGCGTGGCGCGCCTGCTCCGCACCGAGCAGGACGTCGTGATCACGCAGGGCGAGGCGCTGCTGCCGCTGGAGGGCGCGATCCGCGCGGCCGCGGGTCCCGGCACGACCGCCCTGAACGTCATCACCGGCCCCTACGGACAGACCTTCGGCGACTGGCTGCGGGACTGCGGCGCCACGGTGATCGATCTGGCGGTGCCCTTCCACACGGCGGTGACGGCCGGGCAGATCCGGGACGCCTTCGCCGAGCACCCGGAGATCGACTTCGTGTCCCTGGTGCACGCGGAGGCGGCCACCGGGAACACCAACCCGGTCGCGGAGATCGGGGAGGCGGTGCGGGCGCACGGGGCGCTGTTCTACCTGGACGCGGTGGCGTCGATCGGTGCCGAACCGGTGCTTCCGGACGCGTGGGGCGTGGACCTGTGCGTGATCGGCGCGCAGAAGGCGATGGGCGGTCCGGCCGGGGTGTCGGCGGTGTCGGTGAGCGGACGGGCGTGGGCGCGGATGGCCGCGAACCCGCGGGCGCCGCGCCGCTCCTACCTCTCCCTGCTGGACTGGAAGGAGCGCTGGATCGACGGCGGCCGCAAGGCGCTGCTGCACGCGCCGGCGCAGCTGGAGATGCTGGCGCTCGAGGCGTGCGTGGAGCGCATCGAGGCGGTGGGCCTGGACGCGGTCATGGCCCGGCACGCGTCGGCCGCGGCGGCCACGCGGGCGGGTGCGTCGGCGCTCGGCGGCGGCCTGGAGCCGTACGTGCGCGAGGCGGCGGAGGCCGCCCCGGTGGCCACCACCCTGCGGGTCCCGCCGGGCACGGTGGCCGCGGACCTGGTGGCCCGCGCCCTGGCCGCCGACCCGGCGCTCCCCCTGGCCGCGGGCGGTGGCGCCCTGGCCGGGGAGATGATCCGCGTCAACCACTACGGCCCCGACGCGACGCCGGGCGCGGTACGGGCGAGCCTCGCGGCGCTGGGCGCCGCGCTGGCGGAGCAGGGTCTGACGGTGGACGTGGAGGGCGCGCTGCGGGCGGCGGAGGACTCCTGGAAGTAG
- the ectA gene encoding diaminobutyrate acetyltransferase: protein MTAAQADLQIDRPTVADGAVLWRIAKDSKVLDLNSSYSYLLWCRDFAATSAVARDEHGGPIGFVTGYLRPDSPRTLLVWQVAVDEAHRGRGLAAALLDGLAARTAAEHGVDTVETTITPGNTASERLFTAFAGRHGALLEREVLFGTGQFPDGPHDPEVLYRIGPLAR, encoded by the coding sequence ATGACTGCCGCACAAGCAGACCTGCAAATCGACCGCCCCACCGTGGCGGACGGAGCCGTGCTGTGGCGGATAGCCAAGGACTCGAAGGTCCTCGACCTGAACTCGTCGTACAGCTATCTGCTGTGGTGCCGTGACTTCGCCGCCACCTCGGCCGTCGCCCGCGACGAGCACGGTGGGCCGATCGGCTTCGTCACCGGATACCTGCGGCCGGACAGCCCGCGCACCCTGCTGGTCTGGCAGGTCGCGGTGGACGAGGCGCACCGCGGGCGCGGTCTCGCCGCCGCCCTGCTCGACGGCCTGGCCGCGCGGACCGCCGCGGAGCACGGGGTGGACACCGTGGAGACCACCATCACCCCGGGCAACACCGCCTCCGAGCGCCTGTTCACCGCGTTCGCCGGGCGCCACGGCGCCCTGCTGGAGCGCGAGGTGCTGTTCGGGACCGGCCAGTTCCCCGACGGGCCGCACGACCCCGAGGTGCTGTACCGCATCGGTCCCCTCGCGCGCTGA
- the ectB gene encoding diaminobutyrate--2-oxoglutarate transaminase, whose protein sequence is MTITQPDLSVFETLESEVRSYCRGWPTVFDRAHGSRMYDEDGHEYLDFFAGAGSLNYGHNNPVLKRALLDYLERDGVTHGLDMSTTAKRAFLESFQNWILRPRDLPYKVMFPGPTGTNAVESALKLARKVKGREAIVSFTNAFHGMSLGSLAVTGNAFKRAGAGIPLVHGTPMPFDNYFDGTVPDFLWFERLLEDQGSGLNKPAAVIVETVQGEGGINVARSEWLRALAELCERQDMLLIVDDIQMGCGRTGAFFSFEEAGITPDIVTVSKSISGYGLPMSLCLFKPELDVWEPGEHNGTFRGNNPAFVTATAALEAYWTDGSAMEKQTRSRGEQVERALAAVAGENPADVKEYRGRGLVWGMEFHDKRRAERVARRSFDLGLLVETSGPESEVVKLLPALTITPDELDEGLTTLARAVRETA, encoded by the coding sequence GTGACCATCACCCAGCCCGACCTGAGCGTCTTCGAGACCCTCGAGTCCGAGGTGCGCAGCTACTGCCGCGGCTGGCCCACCGTCTTCGACCGTGCGCACGGCAGCCGCATGTACGACGAGGACGGCCACGAGTACCTCGACTTCTTCGCCGGAGCCGGTTCACTCAACTACGGGCACAACAACCCGGTCCTGAAACGGGCGCTGCTCGACTACCTGGAGCGTGACGGCGTCACGCACGGGCTCGACATGTCGACGACGGCCAAGCGCGCGTTCCTGGAGTCCTTCCAGAACTGGATCCTGCGCCCGCGCGACCTGCCGTACAAGGTGATGTTCCCGGGGCCGACGGGCACCAACGCCGTGGAGTCCGCGCTGAAGCTGGCGCGGAAGGTGAAGGGGCGCGAGGCGATCGTGTCCTTCACCAACGCCTTCCACGGCATGTCGCTGGGTTCGCTCGCCGTGACCGGCAACGCCTTCAAGCGGGCCGGGGCCGGCATCCCGCTGGTGCACGGCACGCCCATGCCGTTCGACAACTACTTCGACGGCACGGTCCCCGACTTCCTGTGGTTCGAGCGGCTCCTGGAGGACCAGGGCTCCGGCCTCAACAAGCCCGCCGCCGTGATCGTCGAGACCGTGCAGGGCGAGGGCGGCATCAACGTCGCCCGGTCCGAGTGGCTGCGGGCCCTGGCCGAGCTGTGCGAACGCCAGGACATGCTGCTGATCGTCGACGACATCCAGATGGGCTGCGGCCGCACCGGCGCCTTCTTCTCCTTCGAGGAGGCCGGCATCACGCCCGACATCGTCACCGTGTCCAAGTCGATCAGCGGCTACGGACTGCCCATGTCCCTGTGCCTGTTCAAGCCCGAGCTGGACGTCTGGGAGCCGGGCGAGCACAACGGCACCTTCCGCGGCAACAACCCCGCCTTCGTCACGGCCACCGCGGCCCTGGAGGCGTACTGGACCGACGGCTCCGCGATGGAGAAGCAGACCCGTTCGCGCGGCGAGCAGGTCGAGCGGGCGCTGGCCGCCGTCGCCGGGGAGAACCCCGCCGACGTGAAGGAGTACCGGGGCCGCGGGCTGGTGTGGGGCATGGAGTTCCACGACAAGCGGCGTGCGGAGCGGGTCGCCCGGCGCTCCTTCGACCTCGGGCTGCTGGTCGAGACGTCCGGGCCCGAGAGCGAGGTCGTCAAGCTGCTCCCGGCCCTGACCATCACCCCGGACGAGCTGGACGAGGGGCTGACCACGCTCGCCCGCGCCGTCCGCGAGACCGCCTGA
- a CDS encoding ectoine synthase has protein sequence MIVRSFKEIEGTDRHVRSASGTWESKRIVLAKEKVGFSLHETILYAGTETSMWYANHIEAVVCVEGEAELTDHESGLTHTITPGTMYLLDGHERHTLRVKEDFRCICVFNPPVTGREDHDENGVYPLLTEEV, from the coding sequence GTGATTGTCCGTTCCTTCAAGGAGATCGAAGGCACCGACCGGCACGTGAGGTCCGCGTCCGGCACCTGGGAGAGCAAGCGCATCGTCCTCGCCAAGGAGAAGGTCGGCTTCTCCCTGCACGAGACGATCCTGTACGCGGGCACGGAGACGTCGATGTGGTACGCGAACCACATCGAGGCCGTCGTCTGCGTGGAGGGCGAGGCCGAGCTCACCGACCACGAGAGCGGGCTGACCCACACGATCACGCCCGGCACCATGTACCTCCTGGACGGTCACGAGCGGCACACGCTGCGCGTCAAGGAGGACTTCCGCTGCATCTGCGTCTTCAACCCGCCCGTCACCGGACGGGAGGACCACGACGAGAACGGCGTCTACCCGCTGCTCACCGAGGAGGTGTGA
- the thpD gene encoding ectoine hydroxylase, translating to MTTATTTTGTRVPDLYPTRGTAEVLTPRQDPVVWGAPDAAGPITPADLGAFERDGFLAIDQLITEDEVAVYRDELNRLVTDPAVRADERSIVEPKSKEIRSVFEVHRISEVFARLVRDERVVGRARQILGSDVYVHQSRINVKPGFGASGFYWHSDFETWHAEDGLPRMRTVSVSIALTENFDTNGGLMIMPGSHRTFLGCAGSTPKDNYKKSLQMQDAGTPSDEALTSLASEHGIKLFTGRAGSATWFDCNCMHGSGDNITPFPRSNVFIVFNSVENTAVEPFAAPVRRPEFIGARDFTPVR from the coding sequence GTGACCACCGCGACCACCACCACCGGCACCCGGGTCCCCGACCTCTACCCGACGCGCGGCACCGCCGAGGTGCTCACCCCGCGCCAGGACCCGGTCGTCTGGGGCGCCCCCGACGCGGCCGGCCCGATCACCCCGGCCGACCTCGGGGCGTTCGAGCGCGACGGCTTCCTCGCCATCGACCAGCTGATCACCGAGGACGAGGTCGCCGTCTACCGGGACGAGCTGAACCGGCTGGTCACCGACCCGGCGGTCCGGGCCGACGAGCGGTCGATCGTCGAGCCGAAGTCCAAGGAGATCCGCTCGGTCTTCGAGGTGCACAGGATCAGCGAGGTGTTCGCGCGCCTGGTGCGCGACGAGCGCGTCGTCGGCCGCGCCCGGCAGATCCTCGGCTCGGACGTGTACGTCCACCAGTCGCGGATCAACGTCAAGCCGGGCTTCGGGGCCAGCGGCTTCTACTGGCACTCGGACTTCGAGACCTGGCACGCCGAGGACGGTCTGCCGCGGATGCGGACGGTGTCCGTGTCGATCGCGCTGACCGAGAACTTCGACACCAACGGCGGGCTCATGATCATGCCGGGGTCGCACAGGACGTTCCTGGGGTGTGCGGGCTCCACGCCGAAGGACAACTACAAGAAGTCCCTGCAGATGCAGGACGCGGGCACCCCGTCCGACGAGGCGCTGACCTCGCTGGCGTCCGAGCACGGCATCAAGCTGTTCACGGGCAGGGCCGGCTCGGCGACCTGGTTCGACTGCAACTGCATGCACGGCTCCGGGGACAACATCACGCCGTTCCCGCGCAGCAACGTGTTCATCGTGTTCAACAGCGTGGAGAACACGGCGGTGGAGCCGTTCGCGGCACCGGTGCGGCGGCCCGAGTTCATCGGGGCCAGGGACTTCACGCCGGTGCGGTAG
- a CDS encoding aminotransferase class V-fold PLP-dependent enzyme, with protein METFENLVRAEFAPKNTYLNTASNALLPARTVTALAEAARIRAEGGSLDQVYADVEACRAAYARLAGVPVERVAAGATVALHTALIAASLPPGAEVLTVEGDFTSVLNPFHTRGDLKVRAVPLERLADSVRQGTALVAVSAAQSADGRIADLPALREAARVHGARTYVDFSQGAGWLPVEADAFDYSVCVSYKWLLGPHGAAFLVVPGDFGDLTPVQAGWTAGEEPWNSCYGPVTELARSARRFDSSPALFSYAGLRASLELLEEIGVDAVRDHDLALAGRFRAGLAALGHEPVPAPGSAIVSVPGLGRLQPELARAGVAVSDRAGHLRASFHLYNTAADVDRLLDALSG; from the coding sequence ATGGAGACCTTCGAGAACCTCGTCCGTGCCGAGTTCGCCCCGAAGAACACCTACCTGAACACCGCGAGCAACGCCCTCCTGCCCGCCCGTACCGTGACCGCGCTCGCCGAGGCCGCGCGGATCCGGGCCGAGGGCGGCTCGCTCGACCAGGTCTACGCCGACGTCGAGGCCTGCCGTGCCGCCTACGCCCGGCTGGCCGGCGTCCCCGTCGAGCGGGTCGCGGCCGGGGCCACGGTCGCCCTGCACACCGCGCTGATCGCGGCGTCGCTGCCGCCGGGCGCCGAGGTCCTCACCGTGGAGGGCGACTTCACCTCCGTCCTCAACCCGTTCCACACCCGCGGCGACCTCAAGGTGCGGGCCGTGCCGCTGGAACGGCTCGCCGACTCCGTCCGGCAGGGCACCGCGCTGGTCGCGGTCAGCGCCGCGCAGTCCGCCGACGGCCGGATCGCCGACCTGCCCGCGCTGCGCGAGGCGGCCCGGGTGCACGGGGCGCGCACCTACGTGGACTTCTCCCAGGGCGCCGGCTGGCTGCCGGTGGAGGCCGACGCGTTCGACTACTCCGTCTGCGTCTCCTACAAGTGGCTGCTCGGCCCGCACGGGGCGGCCTTCCTCGTGGTGCCCGGGGACTTCGGCGACCTGACGCCGGTGCAGGCGGGCTGGACCGCGGGGGAGGAGCCCTGGAACAGCTGCTACGGCCCCGTCACCGAACTCGCCCGCTCCGCGCGGCGGTTCGACTCCAGCCCCGCCCTGTTCAGCTACGCGGGGCTGCGCGCCTCCCTCGAACTCCTGGAGGAGATCGGGGTGGACGCCGTCCGGGACCACGACCTCGCCCTCGCCGGCCGCTTCCGCGCGGGGCTCGCCGCGCTGGGCCACGAGCCGGTGCCCGCGCCCGGCTCGGCGATCGTGTCCGTGCCCGGACTCGGGCGCCTGCAGCCGGAGCTGGCGAGGGCGGGTGTCGCCGTGTCCGACCGGGCGGGCCATCTGCGGGCGTCCTTCCACCTGTACAACACGGCCGCCGACGTGGACCGGCTGCTGGACGCGCTGTCCGGGTGA
- a CDS encoding DsbA family oxidoreductase, with protein sequence MRVEIWSDIACPWCYVGKARFEKALAAFPHRDGVEVVHRSFELDPGRAKDDIQSVVSMLTRKYGMSEAQAEAGEDNLGAQAAAEGLPYRTRGRDHGSTFDMHRLLHFAREQGRQVELLDLLYRANFAEERSVYNDDERLVELAGAAGLDEDAARRVLADPEAYAAEVRADEREAAQLGATGVPFFVLDRTYGVSGAQPAEVFARALSQAWGERAPLRLIDGGSAATDGQDGAEACGPDGCAVPQH encoded by the coding sequence ATGCGCGTGGAAATCTGGTCCGACATCGCCTGCCCCTGGTGCTACGTCGGAAAGGCCCGCTTCGAGAAGGCGCTCGCCGCCTTCCCGCACCGCGACGGGGTCGAGGTGGTGCACCGCTCCTTCGAGCTGGACCCGGGCCGCGCCAAGGACGACATCCAGTCCGTGGTCAGCATGCTCACCCGGAAGTACGGCATGAGCGAGGCGCAGGCCGAGGCCGGCGAGGACAACCTGGGCGCCCAGGCCGCCGCCGAGGGCCTGCCCTACCGCACCCGGGGCCGGGACCACGGCAGCACCTTCGACATGCACCGCCTGCTGCACTTCGCCCGCGAGCAGGGCCGCCAGGTGGAGCTGCTGGACCTGCTGTACCGGGCCAACTTCGCCGAGGAGCGGTCCGTCTACAACGACGACGAACGGCTCGTCGAGCTGGCCGGCGCCGCCGGTCTGGACGAGGACGCCGCCCGCCGGGTCCTCGCCGACCCGGAGGCGTACGCCGCCGAGGTCCGCGCCGACGAGCGCGAGGCCGCGCAGCTCGGCGCGACCGGAGTGCCGTTCTTCGTGCTGGACCGCACGTACGGCGTCTCCGGCGCCCAGCCCGCCGAGGTCTTCGCCCGGGCACTGAGCCAGGCCTGGGGCGAGCGAGCGCCGCTGCGGCTGATCGACGGCGGCTCCGCCGCGACGGACGGCCAGGACGGCGCGGAGGCCTGCGGCCCGGACGGATGCGCGGTGCCGCAGCACTGA
- a CDS encoding GNAT family N-acetyltransferase translates to MVRAHRTVDSLLIRTALAVEAPDVAALHRRARSTYCPDGLPDDGTDWRARWREAVERPGGHVLCAVRDARLVGVASFRTPGGDPADTVTLFQFHVDPGHWRSGVGTALHTACVERWRADGRREASLEVRVGNHRAQAFYARRGRPPPAPAVHRARGMKPTA, encoded by the coding sequence GTGGTCAGAGCGCACCGGACCGTCGACTCCCTGCTGATCAGGACCGCCCTGGCGGTCGAGGCCCCGGACGTCGCCGCGCTGCACCGGCGCGCCCGGTCCACGTACTGCCCGGACGGCCTCCCGGACGACGGCACGGACTGGCGGGCGCGCTGGCGGGAGGCCGTCGAGCGGCCCGGCGGCCACGTGCTGTGCGCGGTGCGGGACGCCCGTCTGGTCGGCGTCGCCTCCTTCCGCACCCCCGGGGGCGACCCCGCCGACACCGTCACGCTGTTCCAGTTCCACGTCGACCCCGGCCACTGGCGCTCGGGCGTCGGCACCGCCCTGCACACCGCCTGCGTGGAGCGGTGGCGGGCGGACGGCAGACGGGAGGCGTCCCTGGAGGTGCGCGTCGGCAACCACCGCGCGCAGGCGTTCTACGCCCGCCGGGGACGGCCGCCACCTGCGCCTGCGGTTCACCGCGCCAGGGGAATGAAGCCGACTGCTTGA
- a CDS encoding DUF1349 domain-containing protein yields MDVELPELPFALRAHGPDGHWSYGDGVLTGRAGARQDRFVPPTGEALDPAADAPRLLGAPEGDFQLIARVTVGFAAAFDAGVLYVHVGDRAWAKLCLEYSPDVPTICTVVTRGHSDDANSFTVEGASVWLRVSRTGRAFAFHASRDGARWTFVRLFTLGGEEEPAAALVGFMAQSPTGEGCAVTYDRIEFRPYPPRDLRDGS; encoded by the coding sequence ATGGACGTGGAACTCCCCGAACTCCCCTTCGCCCTGCGCGCACACGGCCCCGACGGCCACTGGTCGTACGGGGACGGCGTGCTGACCGGCCGGGCGGGCGCCCGCCAGGACCGCTTCGTGCCGCCCACCGGCGAGGCACTGGACCCCGCCGCCGACGCCCCCCGGCTCCTGGGCGCGCCCGAGGGCGACTTCCAGCTGATCGCCCGCGTCACGGTCGGCTTCGCCGCCGCCTTCGACGCCGGGGTGCTCTACGTCCACGTCGGCGACCGGGCCTGGGCCAAGCTCTGCCTGGAGTACTCCCCGGACGTGCCCACGATCTGCACGGTGGTCACCCGGGGCCACTCCGACGACGCCAACTCCTTCACCGTCGAGGGCGCTTCCGTCTGGCTCCGGGTGAGCCGCACCGGCCGCGCCTTCGCCTTCCACGCCTCCCGCGACGGTGCGCGCTGGACCTTCGTGCGCCTCTTCACCCTCGGCGGCGAGGAGGAGCCGGCGGCCGCCCTGGTCGGCTTCATGGCCCAGTCGCCGACGGGCGAGGGCTGCGCGGTGACGTACGACCGCATCGAGTTCCGGCCGTACCCGCCGCGCGACCTCAGGGACGGAAGCTGA
- a CDS encoding aldehyde dehydrogenase (NADP(+)), translating into MAAAPVWSVDPRTGKQREQVAVEATAQEVDAAVRAAHDARDALTDRTVRAAFLRTAAEELEAAKGVLVETADAETALGPVRLTGELARTCYQLRAFAGIVDEGAFLDVVIDHPDDTATPPVPDLRRYKVPLGVVAVYSASNFPFAFSVPGGDTASALAAGCPVVVKAHPDHPGLSELVAKVLRRAAARHGIPEGVLGLVHGFEAGVELVKHPLVSAAGFTGSVRGGRALFDAAAARPVPIPFHGELGSLNPVLVTEAAAAERAEEIGAGLAGSMTLGVGQFCVKPGLVLAPAGAAGDRLVKSLTDAVSDTDAGVLLDHRMRDNFVAGVTERAGLADVESPVTPGAGGEHTVSAGFFTVPASRLAEEGEHDLLLEECFGPVTVVARYADEAEVRAVLSRLPGNLTATVQLSTEEARGEGRGAELVRELTPLAGRVLVNGWPTGVAVAPAQHHGGPYPATTSTSTSVGGTAIERWLRPVVYQNTPQALLPQELRDDNPLGLPRRFDGRLER; encoded by the coding sequence GTGGCAGCAGCACCAGTCTGGAGTGTCGACCCCCGAACCGGGAAGCAGCGTGAACAGGTTGCGGTGGAGGCCACGGCCCAGGAGGTGGACGCCGCCGTCCGGGCCGCGCACGACGCGCGGGACGCGCTGACCGACCGCACCGTCCGCGCCGCCTTCCTGCGCACGGCCGCCGAGGAGCTGGAGGCGGCCAAGGGCGTGCTCGTCGAGACCGCCGACGCGGAGACCGCCCTCGGCCCGGTCCGGCTGACCGGCGAACTCGCCCGCACCTGCTACCAGCTGCGGGCCTTCGCCGGCATCGTCGACGAGGGCGCCTTCCTCGACGTCGTCATCGACCACCCCGACGACACCGCCACCCCGCCCGTCCCGGACCTGCGCCGCTACAAGGTGCCGCTGGGCGTCGTCGCCGTCTACTCCGCCTCCAACTTCCCCTTCGCCTTCTCCGTCCCCGGCGGCGACACCGCGAGCGCGCTCGCGGCCGGCTGCCCGGTCGTCGTCAAGGCCCACCCCGACCACCCGGGCCTGTCCGAGCTGGTCGCCAAGGTGCTGCGCCGGGCCGCCGCCCGGCACGGCATCCCCGAGGGCGTGCTCGGCCTGGTGCACGGCTTCGAGGCCGGCGTCGAACTCGTCAAGCACCCGCTGGTCTCGGCGGCCGGCTTCACCGGCTCCGTGCGCGGGGGCCGCGCCCTCTTCGACGCGGCGGCCGCCCGCCCGGTCCCGATCCCCTTCCACGGCGAGCTGGGCTCCCTGAACCCGGTCCTCGTCACCGAGGCCGCGGCCGCCGAGCGCGCCGAGGAGATCGGTGCGGGCCTGGCGGGCTCGATGACCCTGGGCGTCGGCCAGTTCTGCGTCAAGCCGGGCCTGGTCCTGGCCCCGGCCGGCGCGGCCGGGGACCGGCTGGTGAAGTCGCTGACGGACGCGGTCAGCGACACCGACGCGGGCGTCCTGCTCGACCACCGCATGCGCGACAACTTCGTCGCCGGGGTCACCGAGCGCGCCGGGCTGGCCGACGTGGAGTCCCCGGTGACGCCGGGCGCGGGCGGCGAGCACACGGTCAGCGCGGGCTTCTTCACCGTCCCGGCGAGCCGGCTGGCCGAGGAGGGCGAGCACGACCTGCTCCTCGAGGAGTGCTTCGGCCCGGTGACCGTGGTGGCCCGCTACGCGGACGAGGCCGAGGTGCGGGCCGTGCTGTCGCGGCTGCCGGGCAACCTCACCGCGACCGTCCAGCTCTCCACGGAGGAGGCGCGGGGCGAGGGCCGCGGCGCGGAGCTCGTGCGGGAGCTGACGCCCCTGGCCGGCCGCGTGCTCGTCAACGGCTGGCCGACGGGCGTCGCGGTGGCCCCCGCCCAGCACCACGGCGGGCCCTACCCGGCGACGACCTCCACGTCCACGTCCGTGGGGGGCACGGCCATCGAGCGGTGGCTGCGGCCGGTCGTCTACCAGAACACGCCCCAGGCGCTGCTGCCCCAGGAGCTGCGGGACGACAACCCGCTCGGGCTGCCGCGCCGCTTCGACGGCCGCCTGGAGCGCTGA
- a CDS encoding IclR family transcriptional regulator → MSAGETGGGAQVKSAVRTVELLEYFAGRPGMHSLAAVQEAVGYPKSSLYMLLRTLVDLGWVETDATGTRYGIGVRALLVGTSYIDGDEVVAAARPTLDRLSDDTTETIHLARLDGTNVVYLATRQSQHYLRPFTRVGRRLPAHSTSLGKALLSTYPDEQVRKMLPETLPALTENTITDREKLIEELHQVREQGFAVDREENTLGLRCFGVAIPYRTPARDAISCSVPVARLTPAHEQMVKDALFDARDRLTLATRRL, encoded by the coding sequence ATGTCGGCTGGCGAGACGGGCGGCGGGGCGCAGGTCAAGTCCGCGGTGCGGACCGTGGAACTCCTCGAGTACTTCGCCGGGCGCCCCGGCATGCACTCCCTCGCGGCGGTCCAGGAGGCCGTCGGCTACCCCAAGTCCAGCCTCTACATGCTGCTGCGCACCCTCGTGGACCTCGGCTGGGTGGAGACGGACGCGACGGGCACGCGGTACGGCATCGGCGTGCGGGCGCTGCTGGTCGGCACCTCCTACATCGACGGCGACGAGGTGGTCGCGGCGGCCCGCCCGACCCTGGACCGGCTCTCGGACGACACGACGGAGACCATCCACCTCGCCCGGCTCGACGGCACCAACGTCGTCTACCTGGCCACCCGTCAGTCACAGCACTACCTGCGTCCCTTCACCCGGGTCGGCCGCCGGCTGCCCGCCCACTCGACCTCGCTCGGCAAGGCGCTGCTGAGCACGTACCCGGACGAGCAGGTGCGCAAGATGCTCCCCGAGACGCTGCCCGCCCTGACCGAGAACACCATCACCGACCGGGAGAAACTCATCGAGGAGCTGCACCAGGTGCGGGAGCAGGGCTTCGCCGTGGACCGCGAGGAGAACACGCTCGGATTGCGCTGCTTCGGCGTGGCGATCCCCTACCGCACCCCCGCGCGGGACGCGATCAGCTGCTCGGTCCCGGTGGCCCGGCTCACGCCCGCGCACGAGCAGATGGTCAAGGACGCCCTGTTCGACGCGCGTGACCGGCTGACCCTGGCGACCCGGAGGCTCTGA
- a CDS encoding GNAT family N-acetyltransferase — translation MAAADVALRAVHDSDLPVFYRQLNDPDALRMAAFTPEDPADRDAFDARWARIRSSPDVVVRTVLVDGDVVGHTAVYGEPGEREVTYWIDRAYWGRGVATAALRGLLAEVTERPLYARAAADNAGSLRVLERCGFEVSARVTGYAPARGAEIGELVLTLDG, via the coding sequence GTGGCCGCCGCCGATGTCGCCCTGCGCGCGGTGCACGACAGCGACCTGCCCGTCTTCTACCGGCAGCTGAACGACCCCGACGCCCTGCGCATGGCGGCCTTCACCCCCGAGGACCCGGCCGACCGGGACGCCTTCGACGCCCGCTGGGCCCGCATCCGCAGCTCGCCGGACGTCGTCGTGCGCACGGTGCTGGTCGACGGTGACGTGGTGGGCCACACGGCGGTGTACGGGGAGCCGGGCGAGCGCGAGGTGACGTACTGGATCGACCGGGCGTACTGGGGCCGGGGCGTCGCCACGGCCGCGCTGCGCGGGCTGCTGGCCGAGGTGACCGAGCGCCCGCTGTACGCGCGCGCGGCCGCGGACAACGCGGGATCGCTGCGCGTGCTGGAGCGGTGCGGCTTCGAGGTCTCCGCGCGGGTCACGGGGTACGCGCCCGCGCGGGGTGCGGAGATCGGCGAACTGGTGCTGACGCTGGACGGCTGA